TGTATTTCAAGTGGAGAAACCAACACACATTTTACAAATTCTTAAAATCGGTTAATTTGCAGTATAGAGTCTACTCCCCTCCCATGAAAATTCCCCCATACACAGCAACACGTGCTTATCTCAATTCTCAAAGCACCGATTCCCCATTTTCACCAAGCAGTGCAAATTAAGTATTTTAGTGGCAAAACTTGAAGGATGGAGAAAGGGATAGGCCCGCCGTTAGGCATTGTATACCTTCTTCATCCGGGTGCGCATCTCGGCCTTGCGGGCATGGTTGCGGATGCGGTGTCTGTCATTCTGACGCTCCCTCTTCTTCACCGAGTCTGGCTGTCTTCCAGTCTTGGGCGGCTCGGCGGCGCACACCACCTGGAGCCCCCTCCTCCTCAACCTTCCCGTCGACGCCGAGGCTCCAAACCCACCTGACGAAAGGCATTCTCGGACACTGATGAATAAACATAATTTTCTTGAGGAAACTCGAGCGGGAGAAGGGAAGTGCGGTACCGATGGGGAAGGCGGCGTAGGAGGTCGACAGGCGGGCCTGTGGGGCGACGgcgcggagggagagggaggcgggtgcccgggaaggggaggggagggaggccgAGAGGGAAGAGAGGGAGAGGAGCGGGGAGGTGGCGGTGGCCATGGCTGGAGACCAGGATGGGAGGAGTCCGAGCTGCAGCCCCGTCCTGTGTCAGTGCCGATGATGTTATCCTATCCGGGGAAGTAGTAGGTTGCTCCGGCTGTGGGGCTGAAGGCGGGAAACCGATTTACGCCTACTTTGCACTAAGACGGGACTGGGACTGAAGTTAATAATGTCTTCCACACGGGTGTCTTCAAGCCCACCCCAAACCGGACATTGTACTCATCCGTGAATCCGGTCCACACACAGTGATACAGAAGTAGGTCATCTAACCATGTCCTCTAAATATTGACCTCTGTTTTTAAGAGCCCGCAAACTCAAACAATAGCATCTCAAATCTTCATGAGTGGAAATATTTAAATATTTAATCCAATTAAGTTTTCAAATTAAATTGAATTCAACTTTTATATGTTCTAGTTGTCCCCTTTAGCCGCCTATAGATGCTCAATCAAATCTTTCTTGAACTGCTTATAAATTGCTCGAtgccgaatttgttgatgcatCTGAACAAACTCATCAAACATAACCGGATTCTCATGTGAAAGTTGGATAGGATCACTCATGTTCTCAAATTTCAGACCTCCGGCAACATCTGTGCCCtcatccttgatacgtctccaacgtatctataatttatgaagtattcatgccaatatattatcattcttggatgcttacaatcattttatagcaattttatatcattttttgggactaacctattgacctagtgcgcagtgccagttgctgttttttgcttgttttttacatcgcaaaaaatcaatatcaaacgggccagagctgcacctgggggtgccccaagggaggcacaacccaccagtgcgcgctagggcctcctggcgcgcctaggtgggttgtgcccacctcggNNNNNNNNNNNNNNNNNNNNNNNNNNNNNNNNNNNNNNNNNNNNNNNNNNNNNNNNNNNNNNNNNNNNNNNNNNNNNNNNNNNNNNNNNNNNNNNNNNNNNNNNNNNNNNNNNNNNNNNNNNNNNNNNNNNNNNNNNNNNNNNNNNNNNNNNNNNNNNNNNNNNNNNNNNNNNNNNNNNNNNNNNNNNNNNNNNNNNNNNNNNNNNNNNNNNNNNNNNNNNNNNNNNNNNNNNNNNNNNNNNNNNNNNNNNNNNNNNNNNNNNNNNNNNNNNNNNNNNNNNNNNNNNNNNNNNNNNNNNAAAtttccaaatattccgaaacccttcgagATTAACCTAGATCAGATgttccgccgccgcagggctccgtagccactgaaaaccaatctagacccgttccagcaccctgccggaggggggaatcatcttcggtggccatcttcatcatcccggcgaccaccacgatgagaagggagtagtccttcctcggggctgagggtttgtaccagtagctatgtgattaatctctctctctctctctctcgtgatctatatcatgggctttgttaatatagtcggatcatatgatgtttctcccctctatacccttgttgtgatgaattgaatctttaccctttgaagttttgtcatgtcagattgaatgttcagatttgagaacacatgatgtatgtcttgcggtgtgaatacttgaggtgacaattggggtatcttattgattcacttgatatatgttatggcattcaactcgcggattcccatggtgatattggggtaatctatgcataggggttgatccacgtttttattatcttttctccgatggaaactttggggtctctttatagttccttGTGTgggttgagtattatgaatatgaatatgctgtgttattctagtacgaattcttgaatagatcgaaaggaaagaatagctttgagggggtttcgtaccctacaaacaattcctatcttttgttatccgctaataggaacttaggagtgattctttattgcactttgagggataatcatatgatccaactatgttagcactgttgggagattgcactagtgaaagtacgaaccctaggccttgtttttaagcattgcaataccgttttcgtgcccgtttactatttgctaccttgctgtttttttattcagattataaaaatatatttctaccatcaatattacacttttatcatcatctcttcgccgaactagtgcacctatacaatttgccattatattgggtgtgttggggacacaagagatttcttgtatttggttgcatggtCGTTTGAGatagaccgtcttcatcctacacctctcacggattgataaaccttaggccatccacttgagggaaaattgctattgtcctacaaaatctgtgcttggaggcccaacatgtgtctacaagaataaagttgcgtagtagacatcaatcctcCACAATCATGTCATGCATGATCATATAACATGTCATCATCTCCCCTGAAGATCATCGGGTCCCATTGTTTAGCAGGTCCATGAACAACTGCAAAACGGACATGGagcactccaaatgccctctccacaTTCTTTCTAGCTCCTTATTATCTTTGGTTAAAGTGAGCTCTTTTTTGACCAACTATCTCAGAGATGGACTTGGCGAATATAGTCCATGGAGGATAGATACCATCAACCAGATAGTAGTCAATGTTCTACTGATGCACATTGACAGTGTAGTTGCTAGGAGGAGCTTGTCCTTCAGTCAACCTAGCAAACATGGAGACCGCTGCCAAATCCAGTGGTCATGTGATGACCCTTGACCGatcccttgaaattgagaacatgctcttcCGCACACCTTGCTTCTGTAAGGACCGCTTGTATCATCGATGTTTCATCCGCATAATCCTCCCCGTCAGACGACTCAACGCAGTGCTTGTACATGTATTCCATGTCTAAATCCATTACTTCAAAGAAGGGACAAAAAAATTGCACGAGCATTTCACCAAACACTTGCCGGGCGTGGTGATCCCCGCACTAGCAGATGGTACCTGCTCGGT
The Triticum dicoccoides isolate Atlit2015 ecotype Zavitan chromosome 3A, WEW_v2.0, whole genome shotgun sequence genome window above contains:
- the LOC119268823 gene encoding 30S ribosomal protein S20, chloroplastic-like, which encodes MATATSPLLSLSSLSASLPSPSRAPASLSLRAVAPQARLSTSYAAFPIGGFGASASTGRLRRRGLQVVCAAEPPKTGRQPDSVKKRERQNDRHRIRNHARKAEMRTRMKKVFRALEKLRKKADAQPEEIIEIEKMISEAYKAIDKTVKVGAMHRNTGDHRKSRLARRKKAIEIIRGWYVPNAEPAAAA